One part of the Eleutherodactylus coqui strain aEleCoq1 unplaced genomic scaffold, aEleCoq1.hap1 HAP1_SCAFFOLD_314, whole genome shotgun sequence genome encodes these proteins:
- the LOC136605491 gene encoding apolipoprotein A-IV-like, with amino-acid sequence YQIKEKLEAARKNAKKLEKAVEGYYDEVYKKVDEKLDENFPVFKKHVVPALKEFDDALETHIKNMVKETVPVVSDFLSGLSKQAISFFENAENVAAKGRDALRAEIDNLRVKLQPYADEVHKEYERYHKDLQGELQKDMKELKHDVEKNMEKIKEHAQPHLDTLRSKFSDGKELQEEVEKLFQQIKDAFQDIE; translated from the coding sequence atATCAGATTAAAGAGAAGTTGGAAGCTGCaagaaaaaatgctaaaaaacttgaGAAAGCTGTAGAAGGTTACTATGATGAGGTTTATAAGAAAGTCGATGAAAAGCTGGACGAGAATTTCCCAGTATTCAAGAAGCATGTAGTCCCTGCTTTGAAGGAGTTTGATGATGCTTTAGAAACACATATTAAGAACATGGTAAAGGAAACAGTGCCAGTTGTATCCGACTTTCTTTCTGGATTAAGTAAGCAAGCCATAAGTTTCTTTGAAAATGCGGAAAATGTTGCAGCAAAGGGTCGGGACGCACTACGTGCTGAGATAGATAACCTGCGTGTCAAACTGCAACCCTATGCGGATGAAGTCCATAAAGAATATGAGAGATATCACAAGGATTTACAAGGTGAATTACAGAAAGATATGAAGGAGCTGAAGCATGATGTAGAGAAGAATATGGAGAAGATCAAGGAACATGCTCAGCCTCATCTTGATACCTTAAGAAGTAAATTCTCTGATGGCAAAGAACTTCAAGAAGAAGTAGAAAAGCTCTTTCAGCAAATAAAAGACGCTTTCCAAGACATAGAATAA